One window of Trifolium pratense cultivar HEN17-A07 linkage group LG5, ARS_RC_1.1, whole genome shotgun sequence genomic DNA carries:
- the LOC123886201 gene encoding dynamin-like protein ARC5: protein MRDFSTLDAKGCVFMVVHNIIRAMAEFCFVFGGIKCPPISREGIVNGCGVEDIYDGTNYSRTACVIVVAKAHDTFEAFLHQLGSRLLHILKRLLPISFYLLQMYGGLGEHHTQ from the exons ATGAGGGATTTTTCAACATTAGATGCAAAG GGATGCGTCTTTATGGTGGTTCACAATATCATTCGGGCAATGGCtgaattttgttttgtatttggaGGAATCAAGTGTCCTCCAATATCTCGGGAAGGAATTGTAAATGGTTGCGGAGTTGAAGACATTTATGACGGGACAAACTACTCTAG GACTGCTTGTGTAATTGTTGTTGCAAAGGCTCATGACACATTTGAAGCTTTTCTTCATCAGTTGGGGTCTAGATTGTTGCATATACTTAAGAGATTGCTCCcaatttctttttatcttcTTCAG ATGTATGGAGGACTTGGTGAGCACCACACACAATAA